A portion of the bacterium genome contains these proteins:
- a CDS encoding ABC transporter ATP-binding protein, whose protein sequence is MIEADGLTRRFGDTVALAEVGFKVARGEVVGLLGPNGAGKTTAMRILTCTLPPSGGRASVAGFDVVDASLEVRRRIGFMPEHVPLYPDATVTEHLRFTAELKGVPAAGRDGHLDTIVERAGLSEVRGRMVGNLSKGFRQRVGLAQALVGDPEVLILDEPTGGLDPHQIVEIRDLIRSFRGERTVLLSSHILAEVSRTCSRVIILDRGRLVAEVDAQELPDASTRPRDALEDIFLRLTGTPEDGERERGS, encoded by the coding sequence ATGATCGAGGCCGACGGACTGACACGCAGATTCGGCGACACCGTGGCGCTGGCAGAAGTCGGCTTCAAGGTCGCACGCGGCGAGGTCGTCGGCCTGCTCGGGCCCAACGGCGCCGGCAAGACCACCGCCATGCGCATCCTGACCTGCACCCTGCCGCCCAGCGGCGGCCGGGCGTCGGTCGCCGGCTTCGACGTGGTGGACGCGTCGCTCGAAGTCCGTCGTCGCATCGGCTTCATGCCAGAGCACGTGCCGCTCTACCCCGACGCCACCGTCACCGAACACCTGCGCTTCACCGCCGAGCTGAAGGGCGTGCCGGCCGCGGGCCGCGACGGCCACCTCGACACCATCGTCGAACGGGCGGGCCTGTCCGAGGTGCGCGGCCGCATGGTCGGCAATCTCTCGAAGGGATTCCGGCAGCGCGTGGGACTGGCCCAGGCCCTGGTCGGCGACCCCGAGGTGCTCATCCTCGACGAGCCCACCGGCGGCCTCGATCCCCACCAGATCGTGGAGATCCGCGACCTGATCCGCAGCTTCCGTGGCGAGCGCACGGTGCTGCTCAGCAGCCACATCCTGGCCGAGGTGAGCCGGACCTGCAGCCGCGTCATCATCCTCGACCGCGGGCGGCTGGTCGCCGAGGTGGACGCGCAGGAGCTGCCGGACGCGTCGACGAGACCGCGCGATGCCCTCGAGGACATTTTCCTCCGCCTGACAGGCACGCCGGAGGACGGCGAACGGGAGCGCGGCTCGTGA